From the genome of Leptotrichia sp. HSP-342:
CAATATCTGGAAATCTTTCCTTCTGAATCCGAGTCATGTAAAAAACATCAATTTTATCAAGACAATCTCTAAAATCCTCTAAAATTTCATATTTTATCCCATTTTTTTTCAGATCTTCCAATAAATAATCAGGCATTTGCAAAATTTGTGGTGCTACAAAATAAATTATCGGTTTAAAATGCGTAAGTGCCTTTACTAATGAATGAACTGTCCTTCCATACTTCAAGTCTCCAACAAATGCAATTTGTAAATTTTCAAGTGTGCCTTTTTCCTCCAGAATTGTGTACAAATCAAGTAAAGTTTGACTAGGGTGCTGATTAGAGCCATCTCCTGCATTAATTACAGGTTTTCGTGATGTTTCTGAGGCAAGCCGAGCTGCTCCGTCAAACGGGTGTCTTACAACTATTACGTCTGAATACGCTTCCACCATTTTTATTGTATCTCTAAAGGATTCCCCTTTTTTTACAGACGACTGCTCCACAGGCGGTAATGATAAAACATTTGCTCCAAGCCCTATTGCAGCAGATTCAAACGACATTTTAGTACGTGTACTTGGCTCAAAAAACAAAGTAGAAATTATTTTCCCACGCAAAAACTTAAATTTTTCCTCTTCCGAACAGTCTTCAATCTTCCTTGCCAGCTCTAAAATATCAAGAATTTCCTTTTTCCCCATATCATTCATAGAAATAATATTTTTCACCACTATCTCTCCCTTGAATTCTTATTTTTTCCTAAATTTATGATAACAAATTTTAATACCATTTGCAAACTTTTCTTTGAATAATAATTTTTTTATATGCTTGGATAAAATTAAATAATCATAATTACTATATTTAATACTAAGCCCCCTTTTGAAAATAGGAATAAATTTTTATAATAGAGTTGTTTGATAATTAATTCATAATCATTCAACTAAATTGTTTTTTATTATTTTTTGGACATTTTATTAATAAATATTTTTTCATATTACTATGTTTTTTCTTTTTTATTTTCGTAGGATTGCTCATTGCCGCAAATCCTTATCTTGCAGTAAAGGTTTATCCTGATAATCAAAATATTTGGCAAGATTGCTACGCAATAACCTATGGCTAGTCTACAACATTTTTCTACACTGACAAAAAACTCGCTATGCTCAGACAGTTTTGCCAGCACAGAAAAATGCTCCGACGGATTAATTTATACTAGAATCTGTTTAAAAAGTGAAAATTATGTTTTAATCATTTGAAAATATTAAGTTTATATCCTTTAATTAGAAAAATTTGTAATAAATTCCTTATTTAAATGAGGTTTAGTATAACTTTAAAAACTTTGATACAAATAAAAATAGAGGGAAAAATTAAAACTCCCTCTTTATTTTCTATAAAAAAACTATTTTAATAACATCATCATTAATGGCAAAAAAGCTACTACTATTACTAATATTAACTCTTTATTTGTAAGTTTGAATTTTTTTAACAAAATATGCTTTAATACTAAAATTAAATAAAATATACTTATATATAAAAAAATGCCCATTTTTTTTAAAACAAAATATTTACTATATTCTTGTATGACACTATCTAAAGTTTTAAAAATAATAGTTATGAAATTTCTTTTTATATTATTTCTTTTTAATAGAAAAGAGTATAGCTTTTCTAAAATTTCACTTATTTTTTTATTATCATTATAATTTTATTCTCCTATTCAATAGTCGTATTTTTTCCATTTTACAAATCATTTTCAATTTGTTTTATAACTTTCGCAGGAACTCCACCCACAACACTATTATCAGGTACATCTTTTGTAACAACTGCCCCAGCCGCAATAACAACATTATTTCCTATCGTAACACCAGGCAAAATTGTGCAGTTGCCACCAATCCAAACATCATTTCCTATATTTACTGGCATTCCCTGTGCTTTTCTTTCCCGTCGTCCTTTTGGAGAAATCGGATGTCCCACTGTTGTTATTAATGTATTAGGCCCAATCATACAGTAATCTCCAATTCTAACTTCTGCAATATCCAGAATTGTAACATTGTAATTTGCTAAAAAATCTTCTCCCACATGAATATTTTTCCCATTATCACAGTTGAAAAATGGCTGCACAGAAGCATTATTTTTTACTGTTCCAAAAAGATCCTTTATAGCGGCAAGCTGTTTTTCATTATCCATCGGATCAATCGAATTGAGTATTTGACATTTTTTCAATGCATTTCCTTTTATACCTGCCACTTCTTTATCATAAAAATTATATTCTAGTCCCGCTTTTAATTTTTCCAGTTCTGTCATTTTCCCTCCTTTACTTTTTAAAAACTATTTTAAGTCCTTACTTCCCTCTTCCAGAATTTTTATCTGACAAAGTATTTCCTCATCCTTAACAGTTTTTTCTTTCCCATTTTTTATTGCCTCATACAAGTCATCATAAACTCTACCATAATCACCTTTTTCAGAAATTACTTTTTCCTCATGATAATTTCCTTTTTCATCATAATAAATTAGCGTTCCATAATGTTTTGGCAAATCTATTCCAAAATCTACATTGTCTGGCATATAAAATAACTTCAAATGTTCTTCTTGTCTATCCTCCGTTTCTTTTATAAAGCACCCTTTAGTTCCATATACGATAAATGAGGCTCTAGGTTTTATCCTAAAGTAGCTTCCTTTTACACTGACTTTTAAACTTTTTCCATTTTCCCTTTCGTAAAATAAGTCCATATCATAATAGTCATTCATCCGATTTGTCCCAAGAAGCTGCCTTACATCATAATGTACTTTATCAGGGTTACCGTATCGTGAAATTATCTGATCCAAGACATGCGTCCCATGCCCATATAAAAATGTATTTGCCAGTTTTCCATCATATTCCTTCACATTTTCAGGCACTTCTGCCCTGTAATAATCATAATTAGACTCAATTTCCAAAATCTCTCCTAATTTCCCGCTTTCAATCACTTTCATTGTAGTCAAGAAATCGCTGTCAAATCTTCTATTGTGATAAGGCTGCACAATTAGACCTTTTTCCTTAGCTAACCTAAATAACTCCTGTGCTTCTTCCAATGTTTCAACAAAAGGTTTTTCCACAAGACAGTTCTTACCATATTCCAGCACTTCTTTAGCGTATTTATAATGTAAGTCGGATCTTAGGCAGATAACAACCAAATCAATTTCAGAATCATTATACAGTTCTTCAATTTTATCAGTATAATGAATCCCGTCTATTCTCTTCCAAGTCTTATTTTCCAAATTATTTGTAACAATGGTCTTCACTTTTATTTTATCTTTTCTTTGCAGTAAAAATGGCAGATGGTATCTGTTTGCACTTTTTCCATTTCCAATAATTCCTATCGTCATCATAAAAATCACCCTTTCTAATCAGTATTATAAAAAACTAGAGTAAAAAATACGTAAAAAAGTGAATTAGCTGTATATAGCCTAATTCTCTACTCTCACTTCAAACCAAGATTTATTTTAAAGTACTATATAATATAGTCAAATAAAATATCACAAAATGATTTTTATTCTAAAAATTTCCCTTTTAAACAATTTATAATTCTTTAGTATCTTTTACAATTCCTTTCCATTACTTTCAATTACTTTTTTATACCAGTAAAATGAATCTTTTTTACTTCTTTCCAGCGTTCCGCTTCCATCGTTATTTTTATCCACATAAATAAATCCGTATCGTTTTTTCATTTCTCCAGTTGTAAAAGAAACCAAGTCAATACATCCCCAAGGAGTATATCCCAAAAGTTCCACACCATCAATTTCAATCGCTTTCTGCATTTCTTCAATGTGTCTTCTTAAATAATCAATTCTATAATCATCATGAACTTCGCCTTTTTCATCCTTCACATCAATTGCTCCAAAACCATTTTCTACAATAAATAAAGGTTTGTTGTATCTTTCGTACATTACGTTAAGAGCGTATCGAAGTCCAACAGGATCAATTGGCCAGCCCCAGTCAGATTCTTTTATGTATGGGTTTTTAACACTTCCAACTAATTTGTCCCCACTTTCCACATCTGATTTATCTGCCTTGTCAACTGACGACATATAATAGCTAAATCCAATATAATCAACTGTTCCTTCCTTCAGTTCAATCAGATCCTGCGGCTCAATATGAATATTAAATCCTTTTCTTTCCCACATTTTCTTAGTGTAGGCAGGATACTCCCCTCTTACATGAACATCAAGAAAATGCCATCTCTTATGCATTTCTTCTACAGATTTCATCATATCGTCAGGATTGCATGAATATGGATAGATTGGTACAAATGCAACCATACATCCAATTTCAAAATTAGGATTTATTTTCTTACCAGCTCTGACGGCTCTCGCACTTGCAACAAGCTCATTATGAACGACTTGATACATTGTTTCCTCACGGTTTTCGCCATCTTTGTAAGTAACTCCAGAACAAGTAAATGCAAATATATCAACATCAAGATTTGAAGCCTGATTATTAATTTCATTAAATGTCATCCAGTATTTTACTTTATTTTTATATCTTTCAAAAACGGTAATTGCAAACTTTTCAAAAAAATCAATTACTTTTCTGCTTCTAAATCCACCATAATTTTTTACAAGATTATACGGAATCTCAAAGTGTGACAATGTAATTACAGGCTCAATTC
Proteins encoded in this window:
- a CDS encoding Gfo/Idh/MocA family oxidoreductase, with translation MMTIGIIGNGKSANRYHLPFLLQRKDKIKVKTIVTNNLENKTWKRIDGIHYTDKIEELYNDSEIDLVVICLRSDLHYKYAKEVLEYGKNCLVEKPFVETLEEAQELFRLAKEKGLIVQPYHNRRFDSDFLTTMKVIESGKLGEILEIESNYDYYRAEVPENVKEYDGKLANTFLYGHGTHVLDQIISRYGNPDKVHYDVRQLLGTNRMNDYYDMDLFYERENGKSLKVSVKGSYFRIKPRASFIVYGTKGCFIKETEDRQEEHLKLFYMPDNVDFGIDLPKHYGTLIYYDEKGNYHEEKVISEKGDYGRVYDDLYEAIKNGKEKTVKDEEILCQIKILEEGSKDLK
- a CDS encoding 6-phospho-beta-glucosidase, with the protein product MINKGFPEGFLWGGAVAAHQLEGGWNQGGKGPSTADVMTAGAHGVPREITDGIIEGKNYPNHEAIDFYHRYKEDVALFAEMGFKCFRTSIGWSRIFPNGDDEQPNEAGLQFYDDLFDELLKYGIEPVITLSHFEIPYNLVKNYGGFRSRKVIDFFEKFAITVFERYKNKVKYWMTFNEINNQASNLDVDIFAFTCSGVTYKDGENREETMYQVVHNELVASARAVRAGKKINPNFEIGCMVAFVPIYPYSCNPDDMMKSVEEMHKRWHFLDVHVRGEYPAYTKKMWERKGFNIHIEPQDLIELKEGTVDYIGFSYYMSSVDKADKSDVESGDKLVGSVKNPYIKESDWGWPIDPVGLRYALNVMYERYNKPLFIVENGFGAIDVKDEKGEVHDDYRIDYLRRHIEEMQKAIEIDGVELLGYTPWGCIDLVSFTTGEMKKRYGFIYVDKNNDGSGTLERSKKDSFYWYKKVIESNGKEL
- a CDS encoding sugar O-acetyltransferase, with translation MTELEKLKAGLEYNFYDKEVAGIKGNALKKCQILNSIDPMDNEKQLAAIKDLFGTVKNNASVQPFFNCDNGKNIHVGEDFLANYNVTILDIAEVRIGDYCMIGPNTLITTVGHPISPKGRRERKAQGMPVNIGNDVWIGGNCTILPGVTIGNNVVIAAGAVVTKDVPDNSVVGGVPAKVIKQIENDL
- the pyrB gene encoding aspartate carbamoyltransferase; its protein translation is MKNIISMNDMGKKEILDILELARKIEDCSEEEKFKFLRGKIISTLFFEPSTRTKMSFESAAIGLGANVLSLPPVEQSSVKKGESFRDTIKMVEAYSDVIVVRHPFDGAARLASETSRKPVINAGDGSNQHPSQTLLDLYTILEEKGTLENLQIAFVGDLKYGRTVHSLVKALTHFKPIIYFVAPQILQMPDYLLEDLKKNGIKYEILEDFRDCLDKIDVFYMTRIQKERFPDIEDYEKVRGIYVINRENIEGKCKDDMIILHPLPRVDEIDTNLDNTKYALYFKQAKNGIPVRQAMMMTVLKKDKEFFL